From Curtobacterium sp. SGAir0471, the proteins below share one genomic window:
- a CDS encoding Fic family protein: MKNDDDFPLMAKLVMSQYRLETLHPFSDGNRRGGRLIVTLRLLIAKEIDYPISSISAYLERRREAYIDAPRWASAASDFDPWIVMFCIAVHERSRAALQVIDVLLSYRDPAMSKADHEGIREITAEVANVVVGQPFNSITAFAEARTLRTTRPDASSRSWSASMCRRR, encoded by the coding sequence ATGAAGAACGACGACGACTTCCCGCTCATGGCCAAGCTGGTGATGTCGCAATACCGGCTCGAGACGCTCCACCCCTTCAGCGACGGCAACCGACGCGGCGGCCGGCTCATCGTGACCCTCCGACTGCTCATCGCTAAGGAGATCGATTACCCGATCTCGAGCATATCGGCCTACCTCGAGCGAAGGCGGGAGGCTTACATCGACGCTCCTCGTTGGGCGTCCGCGGCCAGTGACTTCGACCCGTGGATCGTCATGTTTTGCATCGCTGTTCACGAGCGTTCCCGCGCGGCGCTCCAGGTGATCGACGTGCTGCTCAGCTACCGCGACCCGGCCATGTCGAAAGCCGATCACGAGGGTATCCGGGAAATCACCGCAGAGGTCGCCAACGTGGTGGTGGGGCAGCCCTTCAACTCCATCACCGCGTTCGCTGAGGCCCGGACATTGCGTACAACACGACCCGACGCCTCATCCAGAAGCTGGAGCGCCTCGATGTGCCGCAGGAGGTGA